In Streptococcus porcinus, the genomic window GTGGATTTCTTTTGATATTTACTTTTATTACTTTAAAATATTTTTTCTTTTTTCATTATTGTCTATTAGAGGGAGAATCTATTAAAGATTCTCTGCAAAAAGCGTCACACTTAATGAAAGGACATTGGAAATCCTTTATAAAAGACTTTTTTTTAAAAATTGGACTTAGATATGCAGTTTTTTCCTTTCTTTATTATTTAATTGTTTTAAGCATTATTTTAATTTTAGACAAATTTAAAATTGGACCAGGCTTGGCTATGTTTGTTTTATTGAACATTGCTGAGATTTTCACAATTTTAGGATTATTGGCAGTACCGATTATTATCTATTCAGTTACTGATCTCTTTTACAGATATAACGTAAGGGATGGCTATTCTTTAAAGAATAGGATTTATAAGATAGAAGAATATGAAAGAGAAGCTCAGAAAACAAAAAAGAAGAAAAAGACAAAAGCAAGACTATTCCTAGTTCTTGTAGGAATCCTTCTTATAAATTCTTCAATCAGTACTGCCTATGGACTTTTTTTCAATAAATTTGCAAAGGGAGAAAATAAAATAGCTCTCGTTGCTCATAGAGGTGGTGGAAACTTAGGTGCTGAAAATACAATAGCTGGTATGCAAAAAGCTATAAAGGCGGGTGCTTCTTGGACTGAAATAGATGTTCAAAGGACCAAAGATGGCTATTATGTTATTAATCATGACTCAACATTTAAGAGACTTACAGGAATAGATAAGAGTTCAGATGAGATGACTTTAAAGGAAATAAAATCGCTTAGGGTAAAGGATCTTTTTGATAAAGAAAGACCAGCTCAGCCAGTAGCTACACTTGAGGAATTCATTAAAGCAGGGCAAGGGAAGATAGGCTTTTATATTGAACTAAAAGGGGATACTGCGAATAAAAAAATGGCAGATGATGTAGTAAAGCTTATTAAGGACAAAAAGTTGGAAAACAGCACAGCTTTATTATCCCTAGATTTAAATCTTATAAAATATATAGAAAGTAAATATCCTGAAATAACTACTGGCTACCTCTATTATTTTTCTCTGGGTGAGATTAGTGAGATACAAGCTGATATTCTTATTATGGAAGAGAGAGAAGCGACAACGCTTAATATTCTAAAAGCTCATGAAGCAGGTAAAAAAGTGGTTGTATGGACAATAAATAGCTCTGATTCAGTAAATCAATTTGTGAAAAGTGATGTCGATGCCATTATTACCGACTTTGTTTTAGATGTGAAGAATGGAATGAAGGAAAGAGATGCTAGAAGCGATCTCCAAATTGTAGTAGACGATATTTTAAGCTGATGTGTCAAATTAGGTAGATGGGGTAATAGCTAGATTTTAGATTGAAGGTATTTCATATATACGAATTTCTATCGTACAGTTTTTATTATCATAAAAGTTATTTTTTAGAATAAAACAGGAATATATATGGGATTTAACAATTATAATGTCAATAAGAGTTATTAACTATTCAAGCCCACATTAGACAATAAAAAGAGAAATTCTTTTCAGGATTTCTCTTTTTTGCTCTATTAGCACGGATATAAAATAAGTGGTCTCAAAAAGATTTATTTTTCAATGTGAAGACTTAGAAGCATCTGATTTTTCAATTAATCAAAATGTGAAGATGTATCTTATTCAGGTATTGTTTTGATTCTAGTCGCCATTTTATAAGTTTTAAAAATCATATTAAGAAGTGCCTGATATTACGTGGTAAAGAAGAAAATAAATAGATTATCTTTTAGAATACCGAAACTGTTTTAACAGTTTTTAATTGTGTCAAAATAACAAAATAATATATAATAATAAAAAATTTTTTTGGAGGATACTATGACAAAAAAGTCTAAAATTATATTCGGTATTATAGTTTCTATTATTAGTATCATTGTAGTTACTATTTTTTCTTTGGAAAGTATTTTTGGAACAAAAGCCTATTTTTATGGTCGTGCTAGTAAAGAAAATACTATAAACAAATTGTTTAGTGAAGATGGTAGAAGTAAGGGGCCTTATAAATTAGAGAAATTAAAGGCAAAAACTGGAGATATTGTTAAAGTAACCTTTACAGATGCCGGAGGAGTCATCTTAGATGAGCAAATGGTTTCTTCAGAAGAAGTTCCAAAGAGTGTAAAAAAAGTTGTTGTTAATGACTAAAAAGCGGTCCTTGTTTTGCACAAAAAGAGTCTTCATATGAAGCCCTAAAACTTGAACAAAGCGATGAAACAAATGGGAATTGACCTAAGTAAATTAGATAGGCTTACAAAGCAGAAATATCAATTCCGTGGCAAGTTAATAAAAAAGAAAATCAACAGTTATTAAAAATGTTGAAAGGTAAAAATAATTAATAAAAACACGTCGGAAGAAAAATTCAGAACAAAAAAATAAGAAACCCTAATTTAATAAGGTTTCGTTAATATAATTTATGCCACCACCGAGAATCGAACTCGGAACGAAGCATTACCATTGCTTTATTATACCATTTAACTATAGCGGCTACTCTATCTATGATACTATAAAATGAGTTTTGGTGCAAGACTATTTTTTTGAGAAAAACTTTTTTAATAGCTCAGCTTGGAATTGAATTTCACTATTTAGGCTTTAGTAATCTATTTTTGAAATGCGGTAACAAAGAATTGCGACTTCAATTGTTCTCATTTATTAACTGTGATAAAGTAAATAAAGCTGTTCTTTGACTTTGGGTTACGATCAAGAAGGGAACGAAGCAGATAATGTCAGGATATAAAGTTTAAAAGCTACTCATGACATCGTGCGGTTTAAATATCGTTTCCTTTAACTTTTATGAATATCCATCTTTCTAGCACCGTGTTTCGGAAATTAAGCCAAGACTCATTAAGGAGTATGTTATGTCTGTTATCTTTAGTCCTACTGGACAAGCTATGCCTGAAAAAACTATCCCCCTCTCTCTATCAGCTTTTGAAAAAATTGAAGGGACAAGAGTCTATTGGTTAGGAAATGCATCAATTATGATTAATAGCCGCGGTACCATCCTGATGATTGATCCGGTCTTAGATAGTTTTGATATGCCCTTGCTAATCGATATGCCTATTGACTCAAAAATTATTCCAAAAATTGACGGTCTCTTAATTTCTCATATTGATAATGATCACCTCAGTTTTGAAACTTTGGAGAATTGCAAAGCAGTTACCAAATCTTACCATGCTCCAGCACATGTAGCAGATATTATGATAGCGCAAGGCTTTGCAACGAATGAATATGCCGTCGGCGATCGTTTTACGATAAATGATATTACAATTACCACAACCCCAACGAGACACAACTGGCAAAATAGCATCTCAAAGTATCGATACCGTGAATGGAAAGAAGAAGAATATCTCGGTTTTTGGTTTGATACCGTTGATGGGAGTATTTGGCTGCCTAGTGATAGTAAACTGATGTCGGAACATCTGGAGATGTCTCCAGCGGATTTGATTCTTTTTGATTTTAGTGATAACGAGTGGCATATCACTTATGATGGAGCTATTAAAGAAGCTAATGCTTATCCAAAAGCTGACTTACTGACCATTCATTGGGGATCTGTTGACGCTCCCACATGGAATACTTTTAATGGAAATCCTGAGCAGCTTCGCAAAGATATAGTTAATCCTAATCGCGTCCACGCTTTGAACATAGGCGAGGGTATAGATCTAGTTAGAAAATAAAAAAGCAAACTCTCAATGTGATTTGCTAAATTTATGATCGTTCACCCTTAAGCTCCTGAGGCATTCGTTGAAATTCTCTTCTGAGGAAATAGAAGGCTGAGAGAAAAGCAATTAAATCAGAGATTGGACCAGCATACATAACACCTTCGACGCCCATGTAATGGGGGAGAATAATAAGAAGAGGTAATAGGAAAATAACTTGTTTCATTAGTGATAGAAAGGCACCTATTCTTGCTTTCCCTATAGCTTGGAAGAAAGTTGTAGAGGCAATCTGAATGCCGTTTATAAAAACAAAGAAAAGAAAAACACGAACATATTTTATTCCAAATTGGAAATAAAGCTTGGAACCTGTTCCGAAGATTTCAAGGAAAGGTTTAGTAAAGATTTCAAAACTTAAAAAAGCAATAATAGAAATTATGGTGGCAGTTTTAAGAAGTAATTTAGTTGTTTCTTTTACTCGGTTTAAGTTTTTAGCTCCGTAATTATAACCGATGATGGGTTGTGCCCCTTGAACGAGTCCGATAATGATCGCAATAAATAAGGAGTTGATTTTCATGACGATTCCTGCTACTGCAATAACGATATCACTACCATAAATAGAATCAGCTCCAAATTTACGAAGCATATTATTGGTAACAATCTGGATAAGTAAAGTAGAGAATTGAAAAATAAATGAGGAAGAACCAACAGATAAAATAGCTTTGACAATCTCACTATTAATTTTAAAATCATTTGTTACAAGTTTAACTGACTTAAATTTACGGAAATAGAGCGCCATATAGATGGCTGATAAGATTTGACTGATTAAAGTAGCTATAGCAGCACCTTTTATCCCCCAACCAAAATAAAAGATAAAGATAGGAACTAAAATAGTATTTAAGACTGCTCCAAAAATAATAGCCATCATAGAATAATTAGGGCTACCATCTGCTCTAACTAAGGGATTGACGCTCATAGTAAATAATAAAAAGGGAATGCCAAAGGCCGAGATGGAGGTATAGTCTTGAGCATAGGCCATTGTGGCCTCCGTAGCACCAAAAATCAGCAGTAAGGGTTTAAGAAAAAGAATGACAAAAATACCAATCAATAGTCCCATAAGGAGCGACAAGGAAATAGCATTGCCGACAACTTTACTGGCTTGATCAACTTTTCCCCGACCTAAAGAGAGATTAAAATTTGAGGCACCTCCAAGCCCAAAGGTTAAACCAAAAGCTAAGCAGATGATTGTTAATGGGAATGCCACACTTGTCGCAGCATTACCAAGATAACCAACGCTGTGCCCAATGAAAATTTGGTCAACAATATTGTAAAGGGAATTGACTAAATTAGCTAAAATAGCCGGCATTGCCATGGTGAAAAGAAGTTTAGGAATAGGTTTTGATTGAAAATGACTGGCTTGCATGAATTCCTCCTTTTATTTCAGAATATCGTCACTGTTAAGTAATTTTAAGAGCAGTTGGCGTAAGGTGTTTTTTTCATTATCTGTGAGCTTTTTGGTAAAACTGGCTTCAATTTGGTCACTAGTTTTTAGAATAAAGTCTCGTGCATTTTTTGTTTTCTCAGTTAGTCTAATAATTTTAGAACGCTTATCATCGGGGTGTGCTTGGCGATAAATCAATTCTTTTTTCTCTAGATTTTGTAGAATTCCTGTTACAGTCGGATTTGATATACAGAAATAAGCTTCAATATCTATTTGTCGCACACTAGCTTCAGGTTTTAATGTAACATACTTTAGTATTTTGAATTGACTAGGAGTTAACCCATGCGGGGCTAAGATATGTCCGGCAGCTTTATCAAAGGTTTGACTGCTTTTTTTGATTAAAATACCAATGTGATCGTTTTCCATAATGATCCTTTCATAGCTTCCTATGTAATATATCTCATTATAACATAGCTTCCTATCTTTTTTGTCAAAAGACTCTAAAAATTTTTAGAGTCTTATTTTGGGTAATGAAGACGAGTCTTTTTAAAATGTTAAGCTTAGATATGGGAGAATGGTACTCACTCCCTACTTATGATATAATTGGCTTATCACTTTAGGAAGTAGTAAGGTTATATGTCTTTCGAAAAAGAATTTATCAAAGATTTTGAAGCGTGGGTTCAAACACAAATTCAGGTTAATCAAGTAG contains:
- a CDS encoding MATE family efflux transporter, giving the protein MQASHFQSKPIPKLLFTMAMPAILANLVNSLYNIVDQIFIGHSVGYLGNAATSVAFPLTIICLAFGLTFGLGGASNFNLSLGRGKVDQASKVVGNAISLSLLMGLLIGIFVILFLKPLLLIFGATEATMAYAQDYTSISAFGIPFLLFTMSVNPLVRADGSPNYSMMAIIFGAVLNTILVPIFIFYFGWGIKGAAIATLISQILSAIYMALYFRKFKSVKLVTNDFKINSEIVKAILSVGSSSFIFQFSTLLIQIVTNNMLRKFGADSIYGSDIVIAVAGIVMKINSLFIAIIIGLVQGAQPIIGYNYGAKNLNRVKETTKLLLKTATIISIIAFLSFEIFTKPFLEIFGTGSKLYFQFGIKYVRVFLFFVFINGIQIASTTFFQAIGKARIGAFLSLMKQVIFLLPLLIILPHYMGVEGVMYAGPISDLIAFLSAFYFLRREFQRMPQELKGERS
- a CDS encoding glycerophosphodiester phosphodiesterase family protein translates to MTFKKEAFSFYFRFFWSLMKFQITTKGILFLAVFPLSKEILQLLLKSSGKSSLSSGDFVSTFFSLQGAGIFILALILLVILVAFDINAFIIISALARKGSPDIPLLRMLAISFKSIKNFLKPQGLLILIYVAVIIPLIGIGITISPMSNFTIPNFITDVIYGTPIYLVAYCGFLLIFTFITLKYFFFFHYCLLEGESIKDSLQKASHLMKGHWKSFIKDFFLKIGLRYAVFSFLYYLIVLSIILILDKFKIGPGLAMFVLLNIAEIFTILGLLAVPIIIYSVTDLFYRYNVRDGYSLKNRIYKIEEYEREAQKTKKKKKTKARLFLVLVGILLINSSISTAYGLFFNKFAKGENKIALVAHRGGGNLGAENTIAGMQKAIKAGASWTEIDVQRTKDGYYVINHDSTFKRLTGIDKSSDEMTLKEIKSLRVKDLFDKERPAQPVATLEEFIKAGQGKIGFYIELKGDTANKKMADDVVKLIKDKKLENSTALLSLDLNLIKYIESKYPEITTGYLYYFSLGEISEIQADILIMEEREATTLNILKAHEAGKKVVVWTINSSDSVNQFVKSDVDAIITDFVLDVKNGMKERDARSDLQIVVDDILS
- a CDS encoding MarR family winged helix-turn-helix transcriptional regulator, with the protein product MENDHIGILIKKSSQTFDKAAGHILAPHGLTPSQFKILKYVTLKPEASVRQIDIEAYFCISNPTVTGILQNLEKKELIYRQAHPDDKRSKIIRLTEKTKNARDFILKTSDQIEASFTKKLTDNEKNTLRQLLLKLLNSDDILK
- a CDS encoding MBL fold metallo-hydrolase, encoding MSVIFSPTGQAMPEKTIPLSLSAFEKIEGTRVYWLGNASIMINSRGTILMIDPVLDSFDMPLLIDMPIDSKIIPKIDGLLISHIDNDHLSFETLENCKAVTKSYHAPAHVADIMIAQGFATNEYAVGDRFTINDITITTTPTRHNWQNSISKYRYREWKEEEYLGFWFDTVDGSIWLPSDSKLMSEHLEMSPADLILFDFSDNEWHITYDGAIKEANAYPKADLLTIHWGSVDAPTWNTFNGNPEQLRKDIVNPNRVHALNIGEGIDLVRK